The Microbacterium sp. SORGH_AS_0862 region GCGCGTTCTCGTGTCGCTGCTCGTTGGAGCGCTGCTGGCCGTCGCCGGCGCGGTCATGCAGTCGATCTTCGGCAACCCGCTCGCCGAGCCAGGGGTGGTCGGAGTCTCGTCCGGCGCCGCGGTGGGAGCCGCCGCATCCATCACCTTCGGCATCGCCGTGTTCGGGGGATGGACCACGGCGGTCTTCGCCTTCCTCGGCGGACTCGCCGCGACCCTCATCGTCTACTCGACCGCGCGGGCCCAGGGCCGCACCGAGTCGGTGACGCTGATCCTCACCGGCATCGCGGTGAACGCGTTCGCGGGGGCGGCCCTCGCGATCTTCATGTTCGTGGGCGACACCGCCTCGCGCGAGCAGATCGTGTTCTGGCAGCTCGGGTCGATGAACGGGTCGCGCTGGCAGGAGGTCGGTATCGTCGCCGTCGTCGGCGCGCTCGCCTGCGCGGGCGCCATCGCGTTCTCGCGGCAGTACGACCTCCTCTCGCTCGGAGAACGCACCGCCTCGCACCTGGGTGTGCGCGTCGAGCGACTGCGC contains the following coding sequences:
- a CDS encoding iron ABC transporter permease, whose protein sequence is MSVAAPGRSATRRRTLVYVAGATLLILGVLLSAGSGQLLIGPGEVVGSLLRGIGIANPWAPTDPLIEQTLWQIRFPRVLVSLLVGALLAVAGAVMQSIFGNPLAEPGVVGVSSGAAVGAAASITFGIAVFGGWTTAVFAFLGGLAATLIVYSTARAQGRTESVTLILTGIAVNAFAGAALAIFMFVGDTASREQIVFWQLGSMNGSRWQEVGIVAVVGALACAGAIAFSRQYDLLSLGERTASHLGVRVERLRIVSIVLVALLTGVAVAFVGIISFVGLVVPHLVRMTLGPANRSLIISSLLGGATLLVYADLLARTLVASADLPIGILTSLIGGPFFYWLIRRSRRRSGGWG